In Ctenopharyngodon idella isolate HZGC_01 chromosome 2, HZGC01, whole genome shotgun sequence, the following are encoded in one genomic region:
- the eef1da gene encoding eukaryotic translation elongation factor 1 delta a (guanine nucleotide exchange protein) isoform X2: MSGLQGLAQENIWFDKSRYDEAERRFYEGMNGIPQTSQERDSSAILQDIAKARQNIQQSLAGSQNASKSEDQSELVSRLKSLELDNKNLHKVVDDLRATLSKLESRMATLEKSQSPASKTVTFTKAAPVQTPKVEEHNGADDDDDIDLFGSDEEDEEAERIKAERVKEYSQRKAKKPALIAKSSILLDVKPWDDETDMSKLEECVRSIQMDGLLWGASKLVPVGYGIKKLQINCVVEDDKVGTDILEEEITKFEDYVQSVDIAAFNKI, from the exons ATGAGTGGACTTCAGGGACTCGCCCAGGAGAACATCTGGTTTGACAAGTCCAGATACGACGAAGCAGAGAGACGCTTCTACGAGGGCATGAACGGCATCCCTCAGACATCTCAG GAGAGAGATTCTAGTGCCATCCTGCAGGACATTGCTAAAGCCCGACAGAATATCCAGCAGTCCCTAGCCGGA AGTCAGAATGCCAGTAAGTCTGAGGATCAGAGTGAGCTGGTTTCTCGTTTGAAGAGTCTAGAACTGGACAACAAGAATTTGCACAAAG TTGTGGATGATTTGAGAGCCACGCTGTCCAAACTGGAGTCCAGAATGGCCACGCTGGAGAAAAGCCAATCGCCTGCTTCAAAGACTGTTACATTCACCAAG GCTGCTCCTGTCCAGACACCCAAGGTTGAGGAACATAATGGTGCTGACGATGACGATGACATTGACCTGTTTGGAAGtgatgaggaagatgaggagGCAGAGCGTATCAAAGCAGAGAGAGTAAAGGAGTACTCCCAGAGGAAAGCCAAAAAACCAGCCCTCATCGCCAAATCATCCATCCTGCTGGACGTCAAACCT TGGGACGATGAGACTGATATGTCCAAGCTGGAAGAGTGTGTGCGCTCCATACAGATGGACGGGCTCCTGTGGGGAGCTTCTAAGCTGGTTCCTGTCGGCTACGGCATCAAAAAGCTGCAGATCAACTGTGTGGTAGAAGACGATAAAGTGGGAACAGACATTCTGGAAGAGGAGATCACCAAATTTGAGGACTAT GTCCAGAGTGTGGATATTGCTGCCTTCAACAAGATCTGA
- the eef1da gene encoding eukaryotic translation elongation factor 1 delta a (guanine nucleotide exchange protein) isoform X3, giving the protein MSGLQGLAQENIWFDKSRYDEAERRFYEGMNGIPQTSQVKTALQGSKGHTRTQKPRERKTSQNASKSEDQSELVSRLKSLELDNKNLHKVVDDLRATLSKLESRMATLEKSQSPASKTVTFTKAAPVQTPKVEEHNGADDDDDIDLFGSDEEDEEAERIKAERVKEYSQRKAKKPALIAKSSILLDVKPWDDETDMSKLEECVRSIQMDGLLWGASKLVPVGYGIKKLQINCVVEDDKVGTDILEEEITKFEDYVQSVDIAAFNKI; this is encoded by the exons ATGAGTGGACTTCAGGGACTCGCCCAGGAGAACATCTGGTTTGACAAGTCCAGATACGACGAAGCAGAGAGACGCTTCTACGAGGGCATGAACGGCATCCCTCAGACATCTCAG GTGAAGACTGCTCTACAGGGTAGTAAAGGGCACACACGCACTCAAAAACCACGGGAGAGGAAGACC AGTCAGAATGCCAGTAAGTCTGAGGATCAGAGTGAGCTGGTTTCTCGTTTGAAGAGTCTAGAACTGGACAACAAGAATTTGCACAAAG TTGTGGATGATTTGAGAGCCACGCTGTCCAAACTGGAGTCCAGAATGGCCACGCTGGAGAAAAGCCAATCGCCTGCTTCAAAGACTGTTACATTCACCAAG GCTGCTCCTGTCCAGACACCCAAGGTTGAGGAACATAATGGTGCTGACGATGACGATGACATTGACCTGTTTGGAAGtgatgaggaagatgaggagGCAGAGCGTATCAAAGCAGAGAGAGTAAAGGAGTACTCCCAGAGGAAAGCCAAAAAACCAGCCCTCATCGCCAAATCATCCATCCTGCTGGACGTCAAACCT TGGGACGATGAGACTGATATGTCCAAGCTGGAAGAGTGTGTGCGCTCCATACAGATGGACGGGCTCCTGTGGGGAGCTTCTAAGCTGGTTCCTGTCGGCTACGGCATCAAAAAGCTGCAGATCAACTGTGTGGTAGAAGACGATAAAGTGGGAACAGACATTCTGGAAGAGGAGATCACCAAATTTGAGGACTAT GTCCAGAGTGTGGATATTGCTGCCTTCAACAAGATCTGA
- the eef1da gene encoding eukaryotic translation elongation factor 1 delta a (guanine nucleotide exchange protein) isoform X1 has translation MSGLQGLAQENIWFDKSRYDEAERRFYEGMNGIPQTSQERDSSAILQDIAKARQNIQQSLAGVKTALQGSKGHTRTQKPRERKTSQNASKSEDQSELVSRLKSLELDNKNLHKVVDDLRATLSKLESRMATLEKSQSPASKTVTFTKAAPVQTPKVEEHNGADDDDDIDLFGSDEEDEEAERIKAERVKEYSQRKAKKPALIAKSSILLDVKPWDDETDMSKLEECVRSIQMDGLLWGASKLVPVGYGIKKLQINCVVEDDKVGTDILEEEITKFEDYVQSVDIAAFNKI, from the exons ATGAGTGGACTTCAGGGACTCGCCCAGGAGAACATCTGGTTTGACAAGTCCAGATACGACGAAGCAGAGAGACGCTTCTACGAGGGCATGAACGGCATCCCTCAGACATCTCAG GAGAGAGATTCTAGTGCCATCCTGCAGGACATTGCTAAAGCCCGACAGAATATCCAGCAGTCCCTAGCCGGA GTGAAGACTGCTCTACAGGGTAGTAAAGGGCACACACGCACTCAAAAACCACGGGAGAGGAAGACC AGTCAGAATGCCAGTAAGTCTGAGGATCAGAGTGAGCTGGTTTCTCGTTTGAAGAGTCTAGAACTGGACAACAAGAATTTGCACAAAG TTGTGGATGATTTGAGAGCCACGCTGTCCAAACTGGAGTCCAGAATGGCCACGCTGGAGAAAAGCCAATCGCCTGCTTCAAAGACTGTTACATTCACCAAG GCTGCTCCTGTCCAGACACCCAAGGTTGAGGAACATAATGGTGCTGACGATGACGATGACATTGACCTGTTTGGAAGtgatgaggaagatgaggagGCAGAGCGTATCAAAGCAGAGAGAGTAAAGGAGTACTCCCAGAGGAAAGCCAAAAAACCAGCCCTCATCGCCAAATCATCCATCCTGCTGGACGTCAAACCT TGGGACGATGAGACTGATATGTCCAAGCTGGAAGAGTGTGTGCGCTCCATACAGATGGACGGGCTCCTGTGGGGAGCTTCTAAGCTGGTTCCTGTCGGCTACGGCATCAAAAAGCTGCAGATCAACTGTGTGGTAGAAGACGATAAAGTGGGAACAGACATTCTGGAAGAGGAGATCACCAAATTTGAGGACTAT GTCCAGAGTGTGGATATTGCTGCCTTCAACAAGATCTGA
- the eef1da gene encoding eukaryotic translation elongation factor 1 delta a (guanine nucleotide exchange protein) isoform X4, whose product MSGLQGLAQENIWFDKSRYDEAERRFYEGMNGIPQTSQSQNASKSEDQSELVSRLKSLELDNKNLHKVVDDLRATLSKLESRMATLEKSQSPASKTVTFTKAAPVQTPKVEEHNGADDDDDIDLFGSDEEDEEAERIKAERVKEYSQRKAKKPALIAKSSILLDVKPWDDETDMSKLEECVRSIQMDGLLWGASKLVPVGYGIKKLQINCVVEDDKVGTDILEEEITKFEDYVQSVDIAAFNKI is encoded by the exons ATGAGTGGACTTCAGGGACTCGCCCAGGAGAACATCTGGTTTGACAAGTCCAGATACGACGAAGCAGAGAGACGCTTCTACGAGGGCATGAACGGCATCCCTCAGACATCTCAG AGTCAGAATGCCAGTAAGTCTGAGGATCAGAGTGAGCTGGTTTCTCGTTTGAAGAGTCTAGAACTGGACAACAAGAATTTGCACAAAG TTGTGGATGATTTGAGAGCCACGCTGTCCAAACTGGAGTCCAGAATGGCCACGCTGGAGAAAAGCCAATCGCCTGCTTCAAAGACTGTTACATTCACCAAG GCTGCTCCTGTCCAGACACCCAAGGTTGAGGAACATAATGGTGCTGACGATGACGATGACATTGACCTGTTTGGAAGtgatgaggaagatgaggagGCAGAGCGTATCAAAGCAGAGAGAGTAAAGGAGTACTCCCAGAGGAAAGCCAAAAAACCAGCCCTCATCGCCAAATCATCCATCCTGCTGGACGTCAAACCT TGGGACGATGAGACTGATATGTCCAAGCTGGAAGAGTGTGTGCGCTCCATACAGATGGACGGGCTCCTGTGGGGAGCTTCTAAGCTGGTTCCTGTCGGCTACGGCATCAAAAAGCTGCAGATCAACTGTGTGGTAGAAGACGATAAAGTGGGAACAGACATTCTGGAAGAGGAGATCACCAAATTTGAGGACTAT GTCCAGAGTGTGGATATTGCTGCCTTCAACAAGATCTGA
- the ftr87 gene encoding tripartite motif-containing protein 16 isoform X3, giving the protein MCMVFKQKHLEEAWKKSKLRCKEREKELKDIVKYVKRSAQAFEEDSEKIFIRLLRCIERKNSEVKEQIRCEERTALSQTEKLLERLNQQIVEHRRGEAELEALSNTEDHIHFLQNYKMLCAPPDTGSRPSIDVHPYFPLLILRKALTELRDKVSEVCDRESSKISELVDEHNQSAENSPSCPLNTETAHTHLLQTEPRTRGDFLQYCCDLMLDPNTANVFLRLSGEYSEVTTAHEPQPYPDHPERFSSWAQVLCTEGLSGCGYWEVEWGGGGGVSIGVSYKSIPRTGGNTDRKLGCNSKSWSLDFSDSLCLFRHSKFSVEIHTPTPHRVGVYLDHSAGTLAFYSISLADDTMILLHREQTTFTQPLYPGFWVGLGSTLKLCRTFSFSA; this is encoded by the exons ATGTGCATGGTTTTCAAACAGAAACATCTTGAGGAAGCGTGGAAGAAGTCAAAACTGAGGTGTAAGGAACGAGAAAAGGAACTCAAAGACATTGTAAAATACGTTAAG CGCTCTGCACAAGCGTTTGAGGAGGACAGCGAAAAGATCTTCATCAGGCTGCTGCGCTGCATTGAAAGGAAGAATTCGGAGGTGAAAGAGCAGATCAGATGTGAGGAGAGAACAGCTCTCAGCCAGACGGAGAAGCTTCTAGAACGACTGAATCAACAGATAGTTGAACACAGAAGAGGAGAGGCTGAGCTAGAGGCGCTCTCAAACACTGAGGATCATATCCATTTCCTACAG AACTATAAGATGCTCTGTGCTCCTCCTGACACTGGAAGTCGGCCCAGCATTGACGTCCATCCGTACTTTCCTTTGCTGATATTGAGAAAAGCTCTCACAGAGCTGAGAGATAAAGTCAGTGAGGTCTGTGACAGAGAATCGTCAAAGATCTCAGAATTAG TTGATGAGCACAATCAGTCAGCTGAAAACTCGCCGAGTTGTCCGTTGAACACTGAAACAG CCCATACGCATTTACTACAGACTGAGCCGAGGACCAGGGGAGATTTCTTACAAT ACTGCTGTGATTTGATGTTGGACCCAAACACCGCCAACGTTTTCCTCCGCCTTTCTGGAGAATACTCAGAGGTCACGACCGCCCACGAGCCTCAGCCGTACCCGGATCACCCAGAGCGCTTCAGCAGCTGGGCTCAAGTCTTGTGCACTGAAGGTCTGTCTGGATGTGGATATTGGGAGGTGGAGTGGGGAGGTGGTGGAGGAGTTTCTATTGGAGTATCCTACAAATCAATTCCCAGGACAGGAGGGAATACAGACCGAAAACTGGGATGCAACTCAAAATCGTGGAGTTTGGATTTCTCCGATTCTCTTTGTTTGTTCCGGCACAGTAAGTTTAGTGTTGAAATACACACTCCAACACCACACAGAGTCGGTGTGTATCTTGATCACAGCGCTGGAACTCTTGCATTTTATAGCATTTCTCTGGCAGATGATACCATGATTTTGCTGCATCGAGAGCAGACCACTTTTACTCAACCTCTTTACCCTGGTTTCTGGGTTGGACTGGGGTCCACTTTGAAACTCTGTCGAACTTTCAGCTTCTCAGCTTAG
- the ftr87 gene encoding tripartite motif-containing protein 16 isoform X1, whose translation MWGKMAETNISVDKEQFCCSVCLEVLWEPVTIPCGHSYCMECIKGYWRKCELREEYSCPQCRRTFSPRPALSRNTMLADIVEKLRRTGVQDPGAKAADVECDVCTGKKHRAVKFCVKCQTLFCEIHLKPHNERNRGRMHPLIEVTKQPQKRICSRHNKLRDVYCRTDQQCICSSCLKDGHKGHSVLSVLEERMEKQKHLEEAWKKSKLRCKEREKELKDIVKYVKRSAQAFEEDSEKIFIRLLRCIERKNSEVKEQIRCEERTALSQTEKLLERLNQQIVEHRRGEAELEALSNTEDHIHFLQNYKMLCAPPDTGSRPSIDVHPYFPLLILRKALTELRDKVSEVCDRESSKISELVDEHNQSAENSPSCPLNTETAHTHLLQTEPRTRGDFLQYCCDLMLDPNTANVFLRLSGEYSEVTTAHEPQPYPDHPERFSSWAQVLCTEGLSGCGYWEVEWGGGGGVSIGVSYKSIPRTGGNTDRKLGCNSKSWSLDFSDSLCLFRHSKFSVEIHTPTPHRVGVYLDHSAGTLAFYSISLADDTMILLHREQTTFTQPLYPGFWVGLGSTLKLCRTFSFSA comes from the exons ATGTGGGGGAAAATGGCAGAAACGAATATCTCTGTAGATAAGGAGCAATTCTGTTGCTCAGTGTGCTTGGAAGTGCTATGGGAGCCGGTCACTATTCCCTGCGGACATAGTTATTGTATGGAATGTATTAAAGGTTACTGGAGGAAATGCGAGTTAAGAGAGGAATACAGCTGCCCTCAGTGCAGACGCACCTTTAGCCCCAGACCTGCGCTGTCTAGAAACACCATGCTGGCTGATATTGTGGAAAAACTGAGGAGAACCGGCGTTCAAGATCCTGGTGCGAAGGCAGCGGATGTGGAGTGTGATGTTTGCACTGGGAAGAAACATCGAGCTGTTAAGTTCTGTGTGAAATGTCAGACGTTATTCTGTGAAATTCACTTGAAGCCTCACAATGAAAGGAATCGCGGTAGGATGCATCCgcttattgaagttacaaaacaACCGCAGAAAAGAATCTGTTCACGGCACAATAAATTGCGGGATGTTTACTGTCGCACAGACCAACAGTGCATTTGTAGTTCGTGCTTAAAAGACGGACATAAGGGGCACAGCGTGCTGTCGGTTCTGGAGGAGAGGATGGAAAAACAG AAACATCTTGAGGAAGCGTGGAAGAAGTCAAAACTGAGGTGTAAGGAACGAGAAAAGGAACTCAAAGACATTGTAAAATACGTTAAG CGCTCTGCACAAGCGTTTGAGGAGGACAGCGAAAAGATCTTCATCAGGCTGCTGCGCTGCATTGAAAGGAAGAATTCGGAGGTGAAAGAGCAGATCAGATGTGAGGAGAGAACAGCTCTCAGCCAGACGGAGAAGCTTCTAGAACGACTGAATCAACAGATAGTTGAACACAGAAGAGGAGAGGCTGAGCTAGAGGCGCTCTCAAACACTGAGGATCATATCCATTTCCTACAG AACTATAAGATGCTCTGTGCTCCTCCTGACACTGGAAGTCGGCCCAGCATTGACGTCCATCCGTACTTTCCTTTGCTGATATTGAGAAAAGCTCTCACAGAGCTGAGAGATAAAGTCAGTGAGGTCTGTGACAGAGAATCGTCAAAGATCTCAGAATTAG TTGATGAGCACAATCAGTCAGCTGAAAACTCGCCGAGTTGTCCGTTGAACACTGAAACAG CCCATACGCATTTACTACAGACTGAGCCGAGGACCAGGGGAGATTTCTTACAAT ACTGCTGTGATTTGATGTTGGACCCAAACACCGCCAACGTTTTCCTCCGCCTTTCTGGAGAATACTCAGAGGTCACGACCGCCCACGAGCCTCAGCCGTACCCGGATCACCCAGAGCGCTTCAGCAGCTGGGCTCAAGTCTTGTGCACTGAAGGTCTGTCTGGATGTGGATATTGGGAGGTGGAGTGGGGAGGTGGTGGAGGAGTTTCTATTGGAGTATCCTACAAATCAATTCCCAGGACAGGAGGGAATACAGACCGAAAACTGGGATGCAACTCAAAATCGTGGAGTTTGGATTTCTCCGATTCTCTTTGTTTGTTCCGGCACAGTAAGTTTAGTGTTGAAATACACACTCCAACACCACACAGAGTCGGTGTGTATCTTGATCACAGCGCTGGAACTCTTGCATTTTATAGCATTTCTCTGGCAGATGATACCATGATTTTGCTGCATCGAGAGCAGACCACTTTTACTCAACCTCTTTACCCTGGTTTCTGGGTTGGACTGGGGTCCACTTTGAAACTCTGTCGAACTTTCAGCTTCTCAGCTTAG
- the ftr87 gene encoding stonustoxin subunit alpha isoform X4: MLDPNTANVFLRLSGEYSEVTTAHEPQPYPDHPERFSSWAQVLCTEGLSGCGYWEVEWGGGGGVSIGVSYKSIPRTGGNTDRKLGCNSKSWSLDFSDSLCLFRHSKFSVEIHTPTPHRVGVYLDHSAGTLAFYSISLADDTMILLHREQTTFTQPLYPGFWVGLGSTLKLCRTFSFSA, from the coding sequence ATGTTGGACCCAAACACCGCCAACGTTTTCCTCCGCCTTTCTGGAGAATACTCAGAGGTCACGACCGCCCACGAGCCTCAGCCGTACCCGGATCACCCAGAGCGCTTCAGCAGCTGGGCTCAAGTCTTGTGCACTGAAGGTCTGTCTGGATGTGGATATTGGGAGGTGGAGTGGGGAGGTGGTGGAGGAGTTTCTATTGGAGTATCCTACAAATCAATTCCCAGGACAGGAGGGAATACAGACCGAAAACTGGGATGCAACTCAAAATCGTGGAGTTTGGATTTCTCCGATTCTCTTTGTTTGTTCCGGCACAGTAAGTTTAGTGTTGAAATACACACTCCAACACCACACAGAGTCGGTGTGTATCTTGATCACAGCGCTGGAACTCTTGCATTTTATAGCATTTCTCTGGCAGATGATACCATGATTTTGCTGCATCGAGAGCAGACCACTTTTACTCAACCTCTTTACCCTGGTTTCTGGGTTGGACTGGGGTCCACTTTGAAACTCTGTCGAACTTTCAGCTTCTCAGCTTAG
- the ftr87 gene encoding E3 ubiquitin/ISG15 ligase TRIM25 isoform X2, producing the protein MWGKMAETNISVDKEQFCCSVCLEVLWEPVTIPCGHSYCMECIKGYWRKCELREEYSCPQCRRTFSPRPALSRNTMLADIVEKLRRTGVQDPGAKAADVECDVCTGKKHRAVKFCVKCQTLFCEIHLKPHNERNRGRMHPLIEVTKQPQKRICSRHNKLRDVYCRTDQQCICSSCLKDGHKGHSVLSVLEERMEKQKHLEEAWKKSKLRCKEREKELKDIVKYVKRSAQAFEEDSEKIFIRLLRCIERKNSEVKEQIRCEERTALSQTEKLLERLNQQIVEHRRGEAELEALSNTEDHIHFLQNYKMLCAPPDTGSRPSIDVHPYFPLLILRKALTELRDKVSEVCDRESSKISELVDEHNQSAENSPSCPLNTETGTDTHIPPSNPYAFTTD; encoded by the exons ATGTGGGGGAAAATGGCAGAAACGAATATCTCTGTAGATAAGGAGCAATTCTGTTGCTCAGTGTGCTTGGAAGTGCTATGGGAGCCGGTCACTATTCCCTGCGGACATAGTTATTGTATGGAATGTATTAAAGGTTACTGGAGGAAATGCGAGTTAAGAGAGGAATACAGCTGCCCTCAGTGCAGACGCACCTTTAGCCCCAGACCTGCGCTGTCTAGAAACACCATGCTGGCTGATATTGTGGAAAAACTGAGGAGAACCGGCGTTCAAGATCCTGGTGCGAAGGCAGCGGATGTGGAGTGTGATGTTTGCACTGGGAAGAAACATCGAGCTGTTAAGTTCTGTGTGAAATGTCAGACGTTATTCTGTGAAATTCACTTGAAGCCTCACAATGAAAGGAATCGCGGTAGGATGCATCCgcttattgaagttacaaaacaACCGCAGAAAAGAATCTGTTCACGGCACAATAAATTGCGGGATGTTTACTGTCGCACAGACCAACAGTGCATTTGTAGTTCGTGCTTAAAAGACGGACATAAGGGGCACAGCGTGCTGTCGGTTCTGGAGGAGAGGATGGAAAAACAG AAACATCTTGAGGAAGCGTGGAAGAAGTCAAAACTGAGGTGTAAGGAACGAGAAAAGGAACTCAAAGACATTGTAAAATACGTTAAG CGCTCTGCACAAGCGTTTGAGGAGGACAGCGAAAAGATCTTCATCAGGCTGCTGCGCTGCATTGAAAGGAAGAATTCGGAGGTGAAAGAGCAGATCAGATGTGAGGAGAGAACAGCTCTCAGCCAGACGGAGAAGCTTCTAGAACGACTGAATCAACAGATAGTTGAACACAGAAGAGGAGAGGCTGAGCTAGAGGCGCTCTCAAACACTGAGGATCATATCCATTTCCTACAG AACTATAAGATGCTCTGTGCTCCTCCTGACACTGGAAGTCGGCCCAGCATTGACGTCCATCCGTACTTTCCTTTGCTGATATTGAGAAAAGCTCTCACAGAGCTGAGAGATAAAGTCAGTGAGGTCTGTGACAGAGAATCGTCAAAGATCTCAGAATTAG TTGATGAGCACAATCAGTCAGCTGAAAACTCGCCGAGTTGTCCGTTGAACACTGAAACAGGTACGGACACTCACATCCCTCCCAGCAA CCCATACGCATTTACTACAGACTGA